A single genomic interval of Synechococcales cyanobacterium CNB harbors:
- a CDS encoding TlpA family protein disulfide reductase, whose amino-acid sequence MFQSRRIVALAASLAVVASAAGQASEAALKVLRAADEATKSVQAVSYTARHEGFGIRAMEDPVVVGSVTLARNPAFEAYPAKVRYQGTAWNPTSTTPLVFASAFDGEKAYLINHDAKLFVSGDGSGQGLRLLFVGDKMLMSEFASDEPFKDEMEAHVADLEGRTFVNGVLCNVVYVEYRDDPETRKSRWYFGMEDNLPRRVERLTEANGRSGAVVLSLSDLRVLAEAEESLFRLEAPEGYETRRIEPRQTVRPPAPELHPVGAAAPDWSLKDAAGNTHTLADYRGKVVLIDFWATWCGPCKQAMPSIQRLHERFAGRPVAVIGLSCFERPGADPVGYMTESKYTYTTLVDGTEVAMAYNVAAIPTFYLIGFDGTIIHRETGYTPRKEAELAKIIDDYLQSQSK is encoded by the coding sequence ATGTTCCAGAGTCGCCGGATCGTCGCTCTCGCCGCATCGTTGGCCGTCGTCGCGTCTGCCGCCGGCCAGGCCTCGGAGGCCGCGCTGAAAGTGCTTCGGGCGGCGGACGAGGCGACGAAGAGCGTTCAGGCGGTTTCGTACACGGCGCGGCACGAAGGATTCGGCATCCGTGCGATGGAGGATCCGGTCGTCGTCGGCTCGGTCACGCTGGCGCGGAATCCCGCGTTCGAGGCCTACCCGGCCAAGGTCCGATACCAGGGGACGGCGTGGAACCCGACCTCCACGACACCGCTCGTCTTCGCGTCGGCGTTCGACGGGGAGAAGGCCTACCTGATCAACCACGACGCCAAGCTCTTCGTGTCGGGCGACGGCAGCGGGCAGGGCTTGCGGCTTCTCTTCGTCGGCGACAAGATGCTGATGAGCGAGTTCGCGAGCGACGAGCCGTTCAAGGACGAGATGGAAGCGCACGTCGCCGATCTCGAGGGGCGGACGTTCGTGAACGGCGTGCTGTGCAACGTCGTGTACGTCGAGTACCGGGACGATCCGGAGACGAGAAAGTCCCGGTGGTACTTCGGGATGGAGGACAATCTGCCGCGGCGCGTGGAGCGTCTCACCGAGGCCAACGGCCGCAGCGGCGCGGTCGTGCTCTCGCTCTCTGACCTTCGGGTGCTTGCCGAGGCGGAGGAGTCGCTGTTCCGGCTCGAGGCGCCGGAGGGGTACGAGACACGTCGGATCGAACCGCGGCAGACCGTGCGTCCACCGGCCCCCGAACTGCATCCGGTCGGCGCTGCTGCGCCGGACTGGTCGCTCAAGGATGCGGCAGGAAACACCCACACGCTCGCCGACTACCGGGGGAAGGTGGTGCTGATCGACTTCTGGGCGACGTGGTGCGGCCCATGCAAGCAGGCGATGCCGAGCATCCAGCGGCTGCACGAGCGGTTCGCGGGTCGCCCGGTGGCCGTGATCGGCTTGAGTTGCTTCGAGCGGCCCGGCGCGGACCCCGTGGGCTACATGACGGAAAGCAAGTACACCTACACCACGCTTGTCGACGGTACGGAGGTGGCGATGGCGTACAACGTGGCCGCGATCCCGACGTTCTACCTGATCGGCTTCGACGGGACGATCATCCACCGCGAGACCGGCTACACGCCTCGGAAGGAAGCGGAACTGGCGAAGATCATCGACGACTACCTCCAGTCGCAGAGCAAGTAG
- a CDS encoding OsmC family protein, giving the protein MQSTQAIVNGIDTDRLKRLVADISRDHRNGVAFFGVTTRWLGGAVSETEVNGWELGGRRLRKDFTVRIDEPPELCGTNTAPNPQECLLAAMNACIMATFVAGCALNGIELDSLEVESEGELDLRGFLGIDAAVKPGYDELRYTIRVKGSGTPEQFERVHRAVMATSPNYFNMANSIRLNSRIEIE; this is encoded by the coding sequence ATGCAGTCCACGCAGGCCATCGTCAACGGCATCGACACCGACCGCCTCAAGCGGCTCGTCGCGGACATCTCCCGCGACCACCGCAACGGCGTCGCCTTCTTCGGCGTCACCACGCGCTGGCTCGGCGGGGCCGTCAGCGAGACCGAGGTCAACGGGTGGGAACTCGGGGGCCGCCGGCTCCGCAAGGACTTCACCGTCCGCATCGACGAACCGCCCGAACTCTGCGGCACGAACACCGCCCCGAACCCCCAGGAGTGCCTCCTCGCCGCGATGAACGCCTGCATCATGGCCACTTTCGTCGCCGGCTGCGCCCTGAACGGCATCGAACTCGACAGCCTCGAGGTCGAGTCCGAGGGCGAACTCGACCTGCGCGGCTTCCTCGGCATCGACGCGGCCGTCAAGCCCGGCTACGACGAACTCCGCTACACGATCCGCGTCAAGGGAAGTGGCACGCCCGAGCAGTTCGAGAGGGTCCACCGGGCCGTCATGGCGACATCCCCCAACTACTTCAACATGGCCAACTCCATCCGTCTCAACTCACGGATCGAGATCGAGTGA
- a CDS encoding LemA family protein, producing MEPLIFALVVAAFVLLLPGVWFIATYNRFVRLRQYIRESWSDIDVELKRRYDLIPNLVETVRGYARHERETLELVTRLRDRAMTPHGSASEQALDESALALGLKRLFALAEAYPALKADTQYLALQKELANTEDRIAAARRFFNANVRELNQLRETFPTNLVGAMMGVAPASYFELSSEAERVVPRVSS from the coding sequence GTGGAACCGCTCATCTTCGCTCTCGTGGTCGCGGCTTTCGTCCTGCTCCTGCCGGGGGTGTGGTTCATCGCCACGTACAACCGCTTCGTGCGGCTGCGCCAATACATCCGCGAGTCATGGTCGGACATCGACGTGGAACTCAAGCGCCGCTATGACCTGATCCCGAATCTCGTCGAGACGGTGCGGGGCTACGCCAGGCACGAGCGCGAGACGCTGGAGCTGGTGACCCGCCTGCGAGACAGGGCCATGACTCCGCACGGCTCGGCCTCCGAGCAGGCGTTGGATGAATCCGCCCTCGCGCTGGGATTGAAAAGGCTGTTCGCGCTGGCGGAGGCGTATCCCGCGTTGAAGGCCGACACGCAGTACCTTGCTCTTCAGAAGGAACTGGCGAATACCGAGGACCGGATCGCGGCTGCGAGGCGGTTCTTCAACGCGAACGTGAGAGAGTTGAACCAACTGCGAGAAACGTTCCCGACGAACCTGGTGGGGGCGATGATGGGTGTCGCGCCGGCGTCGTACTTTGAGCTGTCCAGCGAGGCCGAGCGGGTCGTCCCGCGTGTGAGCTCGTAA
- a CDS encoding MATE family efflux transporter, with amino-acid sequence MGSLLAHPRREFPQLPRRPDGHRPRRAARHRRDRRHRQRGLRHVVHRTHRHGDRRVANAAVGQSVTLAATAGAAVGIAIWLVAGPVAGMLTNTEGGARAFAIYLRWQAAAAPATSVLFVGIACVRGAGDSNRPLAVMAVVNLVNIITSWTLAGADLTRGVLDGEGAESIVVLANPFPFDMGVAGIAVGTFASHTIGAALMLWLMVRGSHGVRLRRKRLRPHWHTMQRLVRVGLPNFFETLGMWAGNFLVLMMVVWLHAAGGTTGAHVVAIRIEAFSFLPGFAISMAAATLAGQYLGAGSVSLARTAVLRCTLLASGIMGVLGLALVAFPAQIVSVLSAQPEHLAMVPPLLVVCGAVQVPFAVAIVLRGALRGAGDTKAVMWITWVTTYGVRLPLAYLLSGVQVPIGGGQHLPHPLLEEPTLTGLWIGLCAEIIARAVVFAWRFSRGGWTNARV; translated from the coding sequence CTGGGTTCTCTGCTGGCCCATCCTCGTCGAGAGTTTCCTCAACTCCCTCGTCGGCCTGACGGACACCGTCCTCGCCGCGCAGCTCGGCACCGACGAGACCGACGCCATCGGCAGCGCGGCCTACGTCATGTGGTTCATCGGACTCATCGTCATGGCGATCGGCGTGTCGCCAACGCCGCCGTCGGTCAATCCGTCACCCTCGCCGCCACCGCTGGGGCCGCGGTGGGCATCGCCATCTGGCTGGTGGCAGGCCCCGTCGCCGGCATGTTGACCAACACCGAAGGTGGCGCGCGAGCATTCGCCATCTACCTCCGCTGGCAGGCCGCCGCCGCCCCGGCGACCAGCGTCCTCTTCGTGGGCATCGCGTGCGTGCGCGGCGCGGGCGACTCCAACCGCCCGCTCGCCGTCATGGCGGTGGTCAACCTCGTCAACATCATTACCAGCTGGACGCTCGCCGGCGCTGACCTCACGCGCGGCGTGCTCGACGGCGAAGGCGCGGAATCGATCGTCGTCCTCGCGAACCCGTTCCCGTTCGACATGGGGGTCGCAGGGATCGCCGTGGGCACCTTCGCCTCGCACACGATCGGCGCGGCCCTCATGCTGTGGCTCATGGTCCGCGGCTCGCACGGCGTCCGCCTGCGCCGCAAACGCCTCCGCCCCCACTGGCACACCATGCAGCGCCTCGTCCGCGTCGGTCTGCCCAACTTCTTCGAAACCCTCGGCATGTGGGCCGGCAACTTCCTGGTCCTGATGATGGTCGTCTGGCTGCACGCGGCCGGCGGCACCACGGGCGCGCACGTCGTCGCCATCCGCATCGAGGCGTTCAGTTTCCTCCCGGGTTTCGCCATCTCGATGGCGGCCGCCACGCTCGCGGGGCAGTACCTCGGCGCGGGCAGCGTCTCCCTCGCACGCACGGCCGTGCTGCGATGCACCCTGCTCGCATCGGGAATCATGGGCGTGCTCGGCCTTGCTCTGGTCGCCTTCCCTGCTCAGATTGTCAGCGTCCTCAGCGCGCAACCGGAACACCTCGCCATGGTGCCTCCGCTGCTTGTCGTCTGCGGCGCGGTGCAGGTGCCCTTCGCAGTCGCCATCGTGCTGCGCGGCGCGCTCCGCGGTGCGGGCGACACCAAGGCCGTCATGTGGATCACCTGGGTCACGACCTATGGCGTGCGCCTGCCGCTCGCGTACCTGCTCTCCGGCGTGCAGGTGCCCATCGGCGGCGGTCAGCACCTGCCTCACCCGCTGCTCGAAGAGCCGACGCTCACAGGCCTGTGGATCGGCCTGTGCGCTGAGATCATCGCGCGGGCCGTCGTCTTCGCGTGGCGGTTCTCACGAGGCGGGTGGACAAACGCTCGGGTCTGA
- a CDS encoding HPF/RaiA family ribosome-associated protein, which yields MDAAGAGRSAMQLLLNWGNIHHSDAVEKHTRDKIEKALHRFADRVTRVEVHVNDLNGPKAGRDMRCMMEARLAGMQPIAVEHTAFDLYDAINGTADRLERAVARRVDKHSPTHP from the coding sequence ATGGACGCCGCCGGGGCAGGGAGAAGCGCGATGCAGTTGCTGCTGAACTGGGGCAACATCCATCACTCCGACGCCGTTGAGAAGCACACACGCGACAAGATCGAGAAGGCGCTCCACCGCTTCGCCGACCGCGTGACACGCGTCGAGGTCCACGTCAACGACCTGAACGGCCCCAAGGCCGGGCGCGACATGCGGTGCATGATGGAGGCGCGGCTCGCGGGGATGCAGCCCATCGCCGTCGAGCACACTGCGTTCGATCTCTACGACGCCATCAACGGTACGGCGGACCGGCTGGAAAGGGCGGTCGCGCGGCGCGTCGACAAGCACTCGCCGACGCACCCGTAA
- the purF gene encoding amidophosphoribosyltransferase has translation MSRTIPLPVLRDPAHKPGAVAVEREAKEKCGVFGVWGHDRPADLAYLGLYAQQHRGQESAGIAVSDGKRLTGHTGMGLVPDVFDRHVMETLAASGHAGAIGHTRYSTFGGSLACNAQPLLESYVGGQVAVAHNGNLINGAALRAHFEEQGHLFHTTSDTEVVVHLLASPQQQKAPDPVAATLRRLQGAFSLVFLFPDRIEAARDPWGWRPLVLGEIERAGRTSPVVASETVALDVVGARFIREVEPGEIVKLGDRGVESRRFATPADRLAHCAFEHVYFASPASVLFGQNVQEVRERLGERLAVEAPADADWVMPMPDSGRSAAAGFARQSRLTYREGIVPNRYVGRTFIKPTQDERRAAVRLKLNVIAEIVRGRRIVVVDDSIVRGTTTREKMQQIRQAGAKEIHLRISCPPILHPCYFGIDFATREQLIAHGRSVEDIRAYLGVDTLHYLSLEGLLSCMTRPSADYCTACWDGRYRIEPDKPETGVIIESEQMRIFG, from the coding sequence ATGTCACGGACGATCCCTCTCCCCGTCCTGCGCGATCCGGCTCACAAGCCGGGTGCGGTCGCCGTGGAACGTGAGGCGAAAGAAAAGTGCGGCGTCTTCGGCGTCTGGGGGCACGACCGCCCCGCCGACCTCGCCTACCTCGGCCTCTACGCCCAGCAGCACCGCGGCCAGGAGTCGGCCGGCATCGCCGTCTCCGACGGCAAGCGACTCACAGGCCACACCGGCATGGGTCTCGTCCCCGACGTCTTCGACCGGCACGTCATGGAAACACTGGCGGCGAGCGGACACGCCGGCGCGATCGGGCACACTCGCTATTCGACCTTCGGCGGCTCGCTCGCGTGCAACGCACAGCCACTGCTCGAGTCCTACGTCGGCGGGCAGGTCGCGGTCGCGCACAACGGTAACCTCATCAACGGCGCGGCCCTGCGAGCGCACTTCGAGGAACAGGGACACCTCTTCCACACCACGAGCGACACCGAGGTCGTCGTCCACCTGCTCGCCTCGCCGCAGCAGCAGAAGGCGCCGGACCCCGTGGCCGCCACCCTGCGCAGGCTGCAGGGCGCGTTCAGCCTCGTGTTCCTCTTCCCCGACCGCATCGAAGCCGCCCGCGACCCGTGGGGCTGGCGACCTCTCGTGCTCGGCGAGATCGAGCGCGCCGGAAGGACAAGCCCCGTCGTCGCCAGCGAGACGGTCGCCCTCGACGTCGTTGGCGCACGCTTCATCCGCGAGGTCGAGCCCGGCGAGATCGTCAAACTCGGCGACAGGGGCGTCGAGAGCAGGCGCTTTGCAACCCCGGCGGACCGGCTCGCGCACTGCGCCTTCGAGCACGTCTACTTCGCCAGCCCTGCGAGCGTGCTCTTCGGTCAGAACGTGCAGGAGGTCCGCGAGCGATTGGGAGAACGCCTCGCAGTCGAAGCGCCAGCGGACGCCGATTGGGTCATGCCGATGCCGGATTCCGGGCGTTCCGCCGCGGCGGGTTTCGCCCGGCAGAGCCGCCTGACCTACCGAGAGGGCATCGTCCCGAATCGCTACGTGGGGCGCACCTTCATCAAGCCCACCCAGGACGAGCGACGCGCCGCCGTCCGCCTGAAACTCAACGTCATTGCCGAGATCGTCCGCGGTCGCCGCATCGTCGTTGTGGACGACTCGATCGTCCGCGGCACCACGACCCGGGAAAAGATGCAGCAGATCCGCCAGGCCGGCGCGAAGGAAATTCACCTTCGCATCTCGTGCCCGCCCATCCTTCACCCATGCTACTTCGGCATCGACTTCGCAACGCGCGAACAACTCATCGCGCACGGCCGATCCGTCGAGGACATCCGTGCCTACCTCGGCGTGGACACGCTGCACTATCTCTCCCTTGAAGGCCTGCTCAGTTGCATGACACGCCCCTCGGCCGATTACTGCACCGCCTGCTGGGACGGCCGCTATCGCATCGAACCGGACAAGCCCGAGACCGGCGTCATCATCGAGAGCGAGCAGATGCGCATCTTCGGATGA
- a CDS encoding fumarylacetoacetate hydrolase family protein, translating into MDFVRLDWGVGVRRGGDVLPIRQVLGIGRNYAEHAHEQGAEVPDRPMIFSKNLGTLCLHGDDIVIPRCCRDPATGGEQTDFEAELGVVLGKPARDVPEADALSLVLGYCCANDVSARWWQKKGSGGQFWRGKSFDTFCPVGPRLVPADEIANPQSLHLTCRVNGVVMQDDSTANMIFRVARLIAELSRGTTLPPGTLILTGTPGGVGMARTPTVWLRGGDVVEVEIESIGVLRNAVVEGEQAA; encoded by the coding sequence ATGGACTTCGTACGACTTGACTGGGGCGTCGGTGTCCGTCGAGGCGGGGACGTGCTGCCGATCCGGCAGGTGCTCGGCATCGGACGCAACTACGCAGAGCACGCCCACGAGCAGGGCGCGGAAGTTCCAGACCGTCCCATGATCTTCTCCAAGAACCTCGGCACGCTCTGTCTGCACGGCGACGACATCGTGATCCCCCGTTGCTGCCGCGACCCGGCGACCGGAGGCGAGCAGACCGACTTCGAAGCCGAGCTCGGCGTCGTGCTCGGCAAGCCGGCGCGCGACGTGCCGGAGGCGGATGCTCTCTCGCTCGTGCTCGGCTACTGTTGCGCCAACGACGTCAGCGCCCGCTGGTGGCAGAAGAAAGGCTCTGGCGGGCAGTTCTGGCGCGGCAAGAGTTTCGACACCTTCTGCCCCGTCGGCCCGCGTCTCGTCCCCGCGGACGAGATCGCGAACCCGCAGAGCCTCCACCTCACCTGTCGCGTCAACGGCGTCGTGATGCAGGACGATTCGACCGCGAACATGATCTTCCGGGTCGCCCGCCTGATCGCCGAACTCTCCCGCGGCACAACGCTCCCCCCGGGAACACTCATCCTCACTGGCACGCCCGGCGGTGTCGGCATGGCCCGCACGCCCACGGTGTGGCTGCGAGGCGGCGACGTTGTTGAAGTCGAGATCGAATCGATCGGCGTGCTGCGGAACGCCGTGGTTGAGGGCGAGCAGGCCGCGTAA
- a CDS encoding RNA-binding protein gives MRIYVGNLPFSVTDAELSELFAPFGAVQDARVITDRETGRSRGFGFVEMGDSDARAAIEALHDKPMGGRPLVVNEAKERAPRQGGGGGYGGGGGYGGGGGGGYGGGRGGRGGGGRGGW, from the coding sequence ATGCGGATCTACGTCGGGAATCTGCCGTTCAGCGTCACTGACGCCGAGTTGTCGGAACTCTTCGCTCCCTTCGGCGCGGTGCAGGATGCCCGTGTCATCACCGACCGCGAGACAGGCCGCTCGCGCGGGTTCGGCTTCGTCGAGATGGGCGACTCGGACGCCCGTGCGGCCATCGAGGCCCTGCACGACAAGCCCATGGGCGGACGACCACTCGTCGTCAACGAGGCCAAGGAGCGCGCCCCGCGACAGGGCGGAGGCGGCGGCTACGGAGGCGGGGGCGGGTACGGTGGTGGTGGAGGCGGAGGATACGGCGGGGGCCGTGGCGGGCGCGGCGGCGGCGGACGCGGCGGGTGGTAG
- a CDS encoding DUF1559 domain-containing protein: MRRTAFTLIELLVVVAIIALLIGLLLPAMGKARETARQAVCTTNLRQLIGAFHAYAGDAQDRLPMPNWGMNSRGWLYTAARIYTYHASYMYGPSTGVIWPYLGGPEPEDKHFLIRNEVASVYRCPTHKEPYPGATEKITSYLVNGAVLDWGLASAPYRIDQFRPDSVIVWESQENGSTGAPWNDGSSFPTEGLTLRHGRGATVAVVDGSCVWFRRSDWDDELNVTPGRLWCAPGARNGKW, from the coding sequence ATGAGACGAACCGCGTTCACCTTGATCGAGTTGCTGGTGGTGGTGGCGATCATCGCCCTGCTCATCGGGCTGTTGCTCCCCGCGATGGGCAAGGCAAGGGAAACGGCACGGCAGGCGGTCTGCACGACCAACCTTCGGCAACTCATCGGCGCGTTCCACGCCTATGCGGGCGACGCTCAGGACCGACTGCCGATGCCCAACTGGGGGATGAACAGCAGGGGCTGGCTCTACACGGCGGCGCGCATCTACACCTATCACGCGTCGTATATGTACGGGCCATCCACGGGCGTGATTTGGCCGTACCTCGGCGGGCCGGAACCTGAAGACAAGCATTTCCTGATCAGGAACGAGGTCGCGTCTGTGTACCGATGCCCGACGCACAAGGAGCCGTACCCGGGCGCGACGGAGAAGATCACGAGTTACCTGGTGAACGGGGCGGTGTTGGACTGGGGGCTGGCCTCCGCGCCCTACCGGATTGACCAGTTCCGTCCCGACTCGGTGATCGTCTGGGAGAGCCAGGAAAACGGCTCGACGGGCGCGCCGTGGAACGACGGGTCGAGTTTTCCGACCGAGGGTCTGACGCTGCGGCACGGGCGGGGTGCGACCGTCGCCGTCGTGGACGGATCATGCGTGTGGTTCCGTCGGTCGGACTGGGACGACGAACTGAACGTCACCCCGGGACGGCTCTGGTGCGCGCCGGGGGCACGGAACGGGAAGTGGTGA
- the rpsD gene encoding 30S ribosomal protein S4, giving the protein MARYTGPKVKLSRRVGVPIADNPKHTSKRALNPPGMHGYRGRRLRDYGIRLNEKQKLRFHYHVSERQFRRTVDEANRLQGNSGELLLQLLERRLDNVVRRAGLARTIWAARQLVAHGHVLVNGRKTDRPSFLVSVGDVVTVKSRTHKLVRENMESLSGHEVPGWLDMNPSELTTRVVALPTPDQIPFDVNANLIIEFYR; this is encoded by the coding sequence ATGGCCCGCTATACCGGACCGAAGGTCAAACTGTCTCGCCGCGTCGGCGTCCCGATCGCCGACAATCCCAAGCACACCTCGAAGCGAGCCTTGAACCCGCCGGGAATGCACGGCTACCGGGGCCGGCGTCTGCGCGACTACGGCATCCGCCTCAACGAGAAGCAGAAACTCCGCTTCCACTACCACGTCTCCGAGCGTCAGTTCCGTCGCACGGTGGACGAGGCGAACCGGTTGCAGGGTAACAGCGGCGAACTGTTGCTCCAGTTGCTGGAACGCCGCCTCGACAACGTGGTGCGGCGCGCGGGCCTCGCCCGGACGATCTGGGCGGCTCGGCAACTGGTCGCGCACGGGCACGTGCTGGTGAACGGTCGCAAGACCGACAGGCCCAGTTTCCTCGTGTCGGTCGGCGACGTGGTGACGGTGAAGTCCCGGACGCACAAGCTGGTTCGCGAGAACATGGAATCGCTCTCGGGGCACGAGGTTCCCGGGTGGCTGGACATGAACCCGTCGGAACTGACGACGCGGGTGGTCGCGTTGCCGACGCCTGACCAGATTCCATTCGACGTGAACGCCAACCTGATCATCGAGTTCTACCGCTGA
- a CDS encoding fibro-slime domain-containing protein codes for MNARTAMPMLILAVAGLPAAASAQAAYQILPGIIRDFRNDHPDFGHPSGVYGDRAVAVVNERITGREIPSFSDIGRTLLTEARDASGRPIPAHLASEAGQWTTPESVARPAFNRERFEVSLLDVSYNSNGTSSWTYRVREVAGKDLSHWLLRVPTTVQVMPGTTAGYHFGVDGSTGNFGVKWDMPNDAWTEGVFTIVLDKHYEGAVTHDAAVCKAGNRWGGDAIFAPTANLRPSDGCWDGPDVFANLGDHDRGSITSYDSYVQWYTNVPGVNAATPWGMRFEHVGDGVYEFNAADFHPIDGELYGNQGDPHNRYFTFAGEIAFTYNECKGQFIAVRTDGDVWVYINDRLTIDLAGLEPGKAQMLEIDRLELNDGDECVFRVFYAQRTEEGAELVIRTNIEFRAAGRLGSASSALHD; via the coding sequence ATGAACGCTCGAACCGCCATGCCGATGCTCATTCTCGCTGTCGCCGGCCTGCCCGCCGCGGCGAGCGCTCAGGCGGCGTACCAGATCCTCCCCGGCATCATCCGCGACTTCCGGAACGACCACCCGGACTTCGGGCACCCGTCCGGCGTGTACGGCGACCGGGCGGTGGCGGTGGTGAACGAGCGCATCACGGGGCGCGAGATTCCGTCGTTCTCCGACATCGGGCGCACGCTGCTGACCGAGGCACGCGACGCCTCGGGGCGACCGATCCCGGCCCACCTCGCGTCCGAGGCGGGGCAGTGGACGACGCCCGAGAGCGTGGCACGCCCGGCGTTCAACCGCGAACGGTTCGAGGTCTCGCTGCTCGACGTTTCGTACAACTCGAACGGCACGAGTTCGTGGACGTACCGGGTGCGCGAGGTCGCCGGCAAGGACCTGAGCCACTGGCTCCTGCGCGTGCCGACGACGGTGCAGGTCATGCCCGGCACGACCGCGGGCTACCACTTCGGCGTGGACGGTTCCACGGGCAACTTCGGGGTCAAGTGGGACATGCCGAACGATGCTTGGACGGAAGGCGTCTTCACGATCGTGCTCGACAAGCACTACGAAGGTGCGGTCACGCACGACGCCGCGGTGTGCAAGGCCGGAAACAGATGGGGTGGTGACGCCATCTTCGCGCCGACGGCGAACCTGCGCCCGAGCGACGGCTGCTGGGACGGACCGGACGTCTTCGCCAACCTTGGGGACCACGACCGCGGCTCGATCACCTCGTACGATTCCTACGTCCAGTGGTACACGAACGTGCCGGGCGTGAACGCCGCGACACCGTGGGGGATGCGCTTCGAGCACGTGGGCGATGGTGTCTACGAGTTCAACGCGGCCGACTTCCACCCGATCGACGGCGAGTTGTACGGCAACCAGGGCGACCCGCACAACCGCTACTTCACGTTTGCCGGCGAAATCGCGTTCACCTACAACGAGTGCAAAGGGCAGTTTATCGCGGTGCGCACGGACGGCGACGTGTGGGTGTACATCAATGATCGGCTCACGATCGACCTGGCCGGGCTTGAGCCGGGCAAGGCGCAGATGCTCGAGATCGACCGCCTCGAACTGAATGACGGCGACGAGTGCGTGTTCCGCGTCTTCTACGCGCAGCGCACGGAGGAGGGCGCGGAACTCGTCATCCGCACCAACATCGAGTTCCGCGCGGCAGGCCGGCTCGGGTCGGCATCCTCGGCCCTGCACGACTGA
- a CDS encoding ABC transporter substrate-binding protein has translation MLGFTNASHAPDRHRNGTPPPLMRRPLYQARGVQRGTAIRVPTCRSAVRRVPPQWGMKTPLLEEPVGVMSAGATTLTLGHSPDGDDMAMWWPLTGMRDPSGHPVNDDAGRPRVDTAPFAFETLADDVHELNKRAFRQGDLDATAISAATYPFISDRYIVTACGGSFGEGYGPRVVVRAASPITNEDGLRDEFPLVAIPGADTTAFMALSLLLGHRPRFVEARFDRIPEIVAKGEADAGLLIHEAQLTFESVGLREVANLGEWWTREKGIPLPLGLNAVRRDLDLRFGSGAVDRVAGMLSQSVRFARAHREDCRRLLLLHAETRPEWRDDALVDRYLTMYVSPMSENMGDAGREALRVLFTEAAAAGLCPEIGEVEVVG, from the coding sequence ATGCTCGGTTTCACGAACGCTTCGCACGCCCCCGATCGACATCGGAACGGAACTCCGCCCCCGCTCATGCGTAGGCCTCTCTATCAGGCTCGTGGGGTTCAACGGGGAACGGCCATACGGGTGCCGACGTGTCGGAGTGCTGTGCGGCGAGTCCCCCCGCAATGGGGGATGAAAACGCCGCTTCTGGAGGAGCCTGTCGGGGTCATGAGCGCTGGCGCAACCACACTCACCCTCGGGCACTCCCCCGACGGCGATGACATGGCCATGTGGTGGCCCCTGACGGGCATGCGCGATCCGAGCGGACATCCCGTCAACGACGACGCCGGTCGGCCACGCGTGGACACCGCTCCATTCGCGTTCGAAACGCTCGCCGACGACGTTCACGAACTCAACAAGCGTGCCTTTCGGCAGGGCGACCTCGACGCCACCGCCATCAGCGCGGCTACCTACCCCTTCATCAGCGACCGCTACATCGTCACCGCATGCGGCGGCTCGTTCGGCGAAGGCTACGGCCCGCGCGTCGTCGTCCGGGCCGCTTCCCCGATCACCAACGAGGACGGACTCCGCGACGAGTTCCCACTCGTCGCCATCCCGGGCGCGGACACCACGGCGTTCATGGCGCTCTCACTGCTGCTCGGGCACCGGCCTCGATTCGTCGAGGCGCGATTCGACCGCATCCCCGAGATCGTTGCAAAGGGCGAGGCCGACGCTGGCTTGCTCATTCACGAAGCACAACTCACCTTCGAATCCGTCGGCCTGCGCGAAGTCGCCAATCTCGGCGAGTGGTGGACACGCGAGAAGGGCATCCCTCTCCCGCTCGGGCTGAACGCTGTTCGACGCGACCTCGACCTGCGATTCGGGAGTGGCGCCGTCGATCGCGTCGCAGGCATGTTGTCCCAGTCGGTACGCTTCGCGCGCGCCCACCGCGAGGACTGCCGAAGGCTGCTGCTCCTCCACGCCGAGACCAGGCCCGAGTGGCGCGACGACGCCCTCGTCGATCGCTACCTCACCATGTACGTCAGCCCCATGTCCGAGAACATGGGCGACGCCGGCCGTGAGGCCCTGCGAGTGCTCTTCACCGAGGCAGCGGCCGCCGGACTCTGCCCCGAGATCGGCGAGGTCGAGGTCGTCGGGTAG